The following proteins are co-located in the Acidicapsa acidisoli genome:
- a CDS encoding O-methyltransferase, which translates to MRQPTDNPLWTDVDAYLNETLISSDPILESALAANAAANLPTIDVSPTQGKFLHLLALLQGATRILEIGTLGGYSTIWLARALPPEGHLITLEFEPKHAAVAQKNIAHAGLAHLVEIQIGPAADSLAKLHAADPKPFDLIFIDADKPNNPTYLEWALKLSRKGTLIIVDNVIRDGEIANPASTEPAITGTRAMFEMIGANQQGNARLTATALQTVGSKGYDGFTFALVTGD; encoded by the coding sequence ATGCGCCAGCCCACCGACAATCCCCTATGGACCGATGTCGACGCTTATCTGAACGAAACCCTCATCTCATCCGACCCCATCCTCGAATCCGCCCTTGCAGCCAACGCCGCCGCAAACCTTCCCACCATCGACGTAAGCCCCACCCAGGGCAAATTCCTCCACCTGCTGGCCCTCCTGCAAGGCGCAACCCGCATCCTCGAAATCGGCACTCTCGGCGGCTACAGCACCATCTGGCTCGCCCGCGCACTCCCGCCCGAAGGCCATCTCATCACCCTCGAATTCGAGCCAAAACACGCCGCTGTAGCCCAGAAAAACATCGCCCACGCCGGCCTCGCGCACCTCGTAGAAATCCAGATCGGCCCAGCCGCCGACTCACTCGCGAAACTTCACGCCGCAGACCCCAAACCCTTCGACCTCATCTTCATCGACGCCGACAAGCCCAACAACCCCACCTATCTCGAATGGGCCCTGAAGCTCTCCCGCAAAGGCACCCTAATCATTGTCGACAACGTAATCCGCGACGGCGAAATCGCCAACCCCGCCAGCACTGAACCTGCCATCACCGGCACTCGCGCCATGTTTGAGATGATCGGCGCCAATCAACAAGGAAATGCGCGCCTAACCGCCACCGCCCTCCAGACCGTAGGGAGCAAAGGCTACGACGGCTTTACCTTCGCCCTCGTCACGGGCGACTAA
- a CDS encoding glycoside hydrolase family 76 protein — translation MSHIYTAQKLLFWNIAILCILGSIPAGSIAQTTPTSPAANSYPQHAALAIQSLQAWYDLDTGLYKTTGWWNSANAITVLADYAKITQSRDYDFVFSNTLSRAQKEGPGFINRYYDDEGWWALAWIDAYGITHDPRYLDAAKNIFSDMTYGWDNTCSGGIWWSKDRNYKNAIANELFLSVAAQLANTTANPQERSAYLAWANREWKWFSHSGMINEDHLVNDGLTSGCKNNQKTTWTYNQGVILGGLAALHQANHAPATLAQAKAIAEAALSKLTDAQGILHDSCEPKCGADGTQFKGIFVRNLRALDEIDPLPRYSSFVLTNADSIWSQVHPPDYHLGEVWTSPFGAADASTQSSALDLLVSAAQGSRRHH, via the coding sequence ATGAGCCATATCTATACAGCACAAAAGCTCCTGTTTTGGAACATAGCAATTCTTTGCATCCTCGGCTCAATCCCTGCCGGTTCGATTGCTCAGACCACCCCAACCAGCCCCGCGGCGAATTCCTACCCTCAGCATGCAGCTCTCGCCATACAATCCCTTCAAGCCTGGTATGACCTCGACACCGGCCTCTACAAAACGACAGGCTGGTGGAACTCCGCGAATGCAATCACAGTGCTCGCTGACTACGCGAAGATAACCCAGTCTCGCGACTACGACTTCGTCTTCTCCAACACCCTGTCTCGTGCGCAAAAAGAGGGTCCCGGCTTCATCAATCGATACTATGACGACGAAGGCTGGTGGGCTCTTGCATGGATCGATGCCTATGGCATCACGCATGACCCGCGCTATCTCGATGCCGCAAAGAACATCTTCTCCGACATGACCTACGGCTGGGACAACACCTGCTCCGGCGGAATCTGGTGGAGCAAAGACCGCAACTACAAGAACGCCATCGCCAACGAACTCTTCCTCTCCGTCGCCGCACAACTTGCCAATACCACCGCCAACCCCCAGGAACGATCCGCCTATCTCGCATGGGCCAATCGCGAATGGAAATGGTTCTCTCACTCCGGCATGATCAATGAAGATCACCTCGTCAACGACGGCCTCACCAGCGGATGCAAAAACAACCAGAAGACAACCTGGACTTACAACCAAGGCGTAATCCTGGGCGGACTCGCCGCGTTGCACCAGGCGAACCACGCCCCTGCCACTCTGGCGCAAGCGAAGGCGATCGCCGAAGCAGCACTATCGAAGCTCACCGATGCCCAGGGCATTCTCCACGACAGCTGCGAACCCAAGTGCGGCGCAGACGGCACCCAGTTCAAAGGCATCTTCGTCCGCAATCTACGCGCTCTCGACGAAATTGATCCCCTGCCACGATATAGCAGCTTCGTCCTGACCAACGCCGACAGCATCTGGAGCCAGGTTCATCCCCCCGACTATCATCTTGGCGAGGTCTGGACTTCACCCTTCGGCGCAGCCGACGCCAGCACCCAAAGTTCAGCGCTAGACCTCCTCGTCTCAGCCGCACAAGGGTCAAGAAGACATCACTAA
- the tgt gene encoding tRNA guanosine(34) transglycosylase Tgt, translated as MALRFELLSTHSSGARRARLHLPHQTVETPVFMPVGTQGTVKAVPQGILEELGPDSQGAQIILGNTYHLYLRPGHDLIARLGGLHKFISWPRAMLTDSGGFQVFSLSGLRKISDEGVRFRSHLDGSSHMFSPEHSMDVQIALGADICMAFDECTEHPADEARAAESLRYTMAWAARSLNHFRANQHKVPWHKEIINSDGTLGTQSLFGIVQGGMYPHLRRESAERLVELDFDGYAIGGLSVGEPRELTREVISTVLPLLPKDKPRYVMGVGFPDEIVEYARMGVDMMDCVIPTRAARHGLLFTSQGRMNIKNRQFAEDQNPPDPACTCPTCSRYSRAYLRHLMQTGEPLGGTLNSIHNLAFYLTTMANLRRELEVNP; from the coding sequence GTGGCCCTCCGCTTCGAACTCCTCAGTACGCACTCCTCCGGTGCACGCCGCGCCCGCCTTCACCTCCCCCACCAGACCGTAGAAACCCCGGTCTTCATGCCCGTAGGCACACAGGGAACGGTCAAGGCCGTCCCGCAAGGCATCCTCGAAGAACTCGGCCCAGACAGCCAGGGCGCGCAGATCATCCTCGGCAACACCTACCACCTCTACCTGCGCCCCGGCCACGACCTAATCGCCCGTCTAGGCGGCCTGCACAAGTTCATCAGCTGGCCCCGCGCCATGCTCACCGACTCCGGCGGATTCCAGGTCTTCTCGCTCTCCGGTCTCCGCAAAATCTCCGACGAAGGCGTTCGCTTCCGCTCCCACCTCGACGGCAGCAGCCACATGTTCTCGCCCGAACACTCCATGGATGTCCAGATCGCCCTCGGCGCCGACATCTGCATGGCCTTCGACGAGTGCACCGAGCACCCCGCCGACGAAGCCCGAGCCGCCGAAAGCCTCCGCTACACCATGGCCTGGGCCGCCCGCTCGCTCAACCACTTTCGCGCCAACCAGCACAAAGTCCCCTGGCACAAAGAAATCATCAACTCTGACGGCACCCTCGGGACCCAAAGCTTGTTCGGAATCGTCCAGGGCGGCATGTACCCGCACCTCCGCCGCGAGAGCGCCGAGCGCCTCGTAGAACTGGACTTCGACGGCTACGCCATCGGCGGCCTAAGCGTCGGCGAACCCCGCGAACTCACTCGCGAAGTCATCTCCACCGTCCTGCCCCTGCTCCCAAAAGACAAGCCCCGCTACGTCATGGGCGTAGGCTTCCCCGACGAAATCGTCGAATACGCCCGCATGGGCGTCGACATGATGGACTGCGTCATCCCCACCCGCGCCGCCCGCCACGGCCTGTTATTCACCAGCCAGGGCCGCATGAATATCAAAAACCGCCAGTTCGCCGAAGACCAGAACCCACCCGACCCAGCCTGCACCTGCCCCACCTGCAGCCGCTACAGCCGCGCCTACCTCCGCCACTTAATGCAAACTGGCGAACCCCTGGGCGGCACATTAAACAGCATCCACAACCTCGCCTTCTATCTGACCACCATGGCCAACCTGAGAAGGGAACTCGAGGTCAATCCATGA
- a CDS encoding ABC transporter ATP-binding protein has translation MLEVRNASKRYRTIPAVQNVSFTLSEGEILGYLGPNGSGKSTTVKMITGMIEPTDGEILFRRRNIHDDLSAFRAHLGYVPEEAQVYTHLSGLEYLQLVGRLRGMPEKLIDAKARSLLALFSLESSQYSAISDYSKGMKQRVLLSAALMHDPALLIFDEPLSGLDAVTARLFKDLLVLLAREGKAILYISHVLEVVERVCDRVIILSKGKVVADAAPSKLTELTRLKDLESVFAQLVQQTDTEQLARDLVGVMKVQHA, from the coding sequence ATGCTCGAAGTCAGAAACGCCTCCAAGCGCTATCGAACCATCCCCGCAGTCCAGAACGTCAGCTTTACGCTGTCCGAGGGCGAAATCCTCGGCTACCTCGGCCCCAACGGCTCCGGCAAATCCACCACCGTCAAGATGATCACCGGCATGATCGAGCCCACCGACGGCGAAATTCTCTTCCGCAGACGCAACATCCACGACGATCTCTCGGCCTTCCGCGCCCATCTCGGCTACGTCCCCGAAGAAGCCCAGGTCTACACCCACCTCTCCGGCCTCGAATATCTCCAGCTCGTCGGACGCCTTCGTGGTATGCCAGAAAAGCTCATCGACGCCAAGGCCCGCAGCCTGCTCGCGCTCTTTTCGCTCGAATCCTCGCAATACTCGGCCATTTCCGACTACTCCAAGGGCATGAAGCAGCGTGTCCTGCTCTCAGCAGCGCTCATGCACGACCCTGCCCTGCTCATCTTCGACGAACCGCTATCCGGCCTCGACGCCGTCACCGCCCGCCTCTTCAAAGACCTGCTCGTCCTGCTAGCCCGGGAAGGGAAGGCCATCCTCTACATCTCCCACGTCCTCGAAGTCGTCGAACGCGTCTGCGACCGCGTCATCATCCTCTCCAAAGGCAAAGTAGTCGCCGATGCCGCCCCCAGCAAACTCACCGAACTCACCCGGCTGAAAGACCTCGAAAGCGTCTTCGCCCAGCTAGTCCAGCAAACCGACACCGAACAGCTAGCCCGCGATTTAGTCGGAGTAATGAAGGTGCAACATGCCTGA
- a CDS encoding PadR family transcriptional regulator, whose protein sequence is MSSGKLSHSVAIILKALSLGYQFGFEIMEVTGLPSGTVYPALRRLERDGLVSSNWEAEDEALKEQRPARRYYELTKVGKEVETTAVKRYPLLSRLLPEKLGKSL, encoded by the coding sequence ATGAGTTCCGGAAAGCTTTCCCATAGCGTGGCGATTATCCTGAAGGCGCTGAGCCTGGGGTACCAGTTCGGCTTCGAGATTATGGAGGTCACCGGGCTGCCGAGCGGCACGGTCTATCCGGCACTGCGACGGCTGGAGCGGGATGGGCTGGTTTCTTCCAACTGGGAGGCTGAGGACGAGGCTTTGAAAGAGCAGCGCCCGGCGCGGCGGTACTACGAGTTGACCAAGGTGGGCAAAGAAGTGGAAACGACGGCGGTGAAGCGGTATCCGCTGCTTTCGCGGTTGCTGCCGGAGAAGCTGGGGAAGTCGCTATGA
- a CDS encoding GNAT family N-acetyltransferase: protein MIAIRSFEGADRDALWAILEPVIRAGEVFALPVEMTREQAFRYFLADGNRVFVAEEDGLLVGAYYLRANQMGGGAHVANCGYVTAGWAGGRGVASAMCRHSLEFAKSVGFRAMQFNFVVSTNEAAVHLWRKHGFRELARLPGAFRHPALGFVDALVMWREL from the coding sequence ATGATTGCGATTCGGAGCTTTGAGGGCGCGGATCGGGATGCGCTTTGGGCGATTCTGGAGCCGGTGATTCGCGCTGGCGAGGTCTTTGCGCTGCCGGTGGAGATGACGCGCGAGCAGGCGTTCCGGTACTTTTTGGCGGATGGGAATCGGGTTTTTGTCGCCGAAGAGGATGGTCTGTTAGTTGGGGCGTATTATCTGCGCGCGAACCAGATGGGTGGCGGGGCGCATGTTGCCAATTGCGGGTATGTGACGGCTGGTTGGGCGGGCGGCCGGGGTGTCGCTAGCGCGATGTGCAGGCACTCGCTGGAGTTTGCGAAGAGCGTGGGGTTTCGGGCGATGCAGTTCAATTTTGTGGTGAGCACGAATGAGGCTGCGGTGCATCTGTGGCGCAAACATGGGTTTCGAGAACTGGCGCGGCTGCCCGGGGCTTTTCGTCATCCGGCGCTGGGGTTTGTCGATGCGCTGGTGATGTGGCGGGAGTTGTAG
- a CDS encoding tetratricopeptide repeat protein: protein MTSNAESLLKQGYQARRDYRYNDAKLLYAEAVSLCRSQGNQALLAQSLTRLGASERDLGEIEVSLAHYEEAVSIYRAVDDPLSLAHTIRHIGDILRESNRLNEAATGYAEALEIYRRHPGTDTLDLANTLRGFALLKAATGEKETAISLWQEAGNLYSRVDVQAGVTESERQIALLCE from the coding sequence ATGACGAGCAACGCCGAGTCGCTTCTGAAACAGGGCTACCAGGCTCGCAGAGACTACCGCTACAACGACGCAAAACTCCTCTACGCCGAAGCAGTCAGCCTGTGCCGCAGCCAAGGCAATCAAGCCCTTCTGGCGCAATCACTCACGCGCCTCGGCGCAAGCGAACGGGACTTAGGTGAAATCGAGGTCTCCCTGGCTCACTACGAGGAAGCAGTCTCGATCTACCGCGCCGTCGACGATCCACTGAGTCTCGCCCACACAATCCGCCACATCGGCGACATTCTCCGCGAATCAAACCGGCTCAACGAGGCAGCCACGGGCTACGCCGAAGCCCTGGAAATCTATCGCCGCCATCCCGGCACAGATACACTCGACCTCGCCAACACCCTCCGCGGTTTCGCCCTGTTGAAAGCCGCCACAGGCGAAAAAGAAACCGCAATATCCCTCTGGCAGGAAGCCGGAAACCTTTACTCTCGGGTCGATGTGCAAGCCGGCGTAACCGAAAGCGAACGCCAAATTGCACTGCTATGTGAGTGA
- a CDS encoding PadR family transcriptional regulator: MATSNDLLQGTLDLLILRTLALEPMHGWGIALRIQQLSKEALQIGQGSLYPALHRLEYRGWIKAEWGASENNRKAKFYSLTRTGKKQLDAEMENWDRIAGAIALVLKGA, translated from the coding sequence ATGGCGACGTCAAACGATTTGCTGCAAGGCACGCTGGATCTGTTGATCCTGAGGACGCTGGCGCTGGAGCCGATGCATGGCTGGGGGATTGCGCTGCGCATTCAGCAGCTCTCGAAGGAGGCGCTGCAGATCGGGCAGGGATCGCTTTATCCGGCGCTGCACCGGCTTGAGTATCGGGGATGGATCAAGGCGGAATGGGGGGCTTCGGAGAACAATCGCAAGGCAAAGTTCTATTCGCTTACAAGGACGGGCAAGAAGCAACTGGATGCGGAGATGGAGAACTGGGACCGCATTGCGGGTGCGATTGCGCTGGTGTTGAAGGGGGCTTAG
- a CDS encoding VWA domain-containing protein, which yields MIRLRLTVALLFIPFAHFAFAQAQTPPTQQSPVITANSTIVLVPAMVTTKSGEPVFTLAASDFTLTDDGVRQPLTLEENTGEEPIALVVAIQTGGAGARELGKYPTLPLMIENLVGDVPRQIAVVTFDSTPNLALDFTADNDPLEGAIRNLSPGDSGAAILDTLGYSVDLLKDQPPKYRRAILLLSETQDRGSRLKLEDALRVISDTNTAIYSLGFPSIRAEAARRTGKAFNDDTPGPRHGCMGKDTPAVTDSQPGDPDTSTSSRTAGQLANQAYDCLGLLAPPLALAKMAVLAGLSGLQRNVPETVAELTGGEYFPFKDTKGLERDLETISNHVPNRYMLSFHPESPHTGLHAVSLTLKNYPNLELAARNSYWVENDAVSPPKL from the coding sequence ATGATCCGGTTACGCCTCACTGTTGCTCTCCTCTTCATTCCGTTTGCTCATTTCGCATTCGCGCAGGCGCAAACACCTCCCACACAACAATCTCCCGTCATTACCGCCAATTCCACGATCGTCCTCGTCCCCGCCATGGTCACCACGAAAAGCGGTGAACCTGTCTTCACCCTCGCGGCCAGCGACTTTACCCTCACCGACGACGGCGTCCGTCAGCCACTCACGCTCGAAGAGAACACGGGCGAAGAGCCGATAGCCCTGGTCGTCGCCATTCAAACCGGAGGAGCAGGCGCTCGCGAACTCGGAAAATATCCCACGCTGCCTCTAATGATCGAGAATCTTGTTGGCGATGTCCCGCGCCAGATCGCCGTTGTCACCTTCGACAGCACGCCAAACCTAGCCCTCGACTTCACCGCCGACAACGATCCCCTCGAAGGCGCAATCCGCAACCTCAGCCCCGGAGACAGCGGCGCAGCCATCCTCGATACCCTCGGCTATTCCGTTGACCTCCTCAAGGACCAGCCGCCAAAGTACCGCCGCGCCATCCTGCTCCTGAGCGAGACACAGGACCGCGGCAGCCGGCTCAAGCTCGAAGACGCCCTGCGCGTCATCAGCGATACCAACACCGCCATCTACAGCCTGGGATTCCCTTCCATCCGGGCCGAAGCCGCACGCCGAACAGGCAAAGCCTTCAATGACGACACACCCGGCCCACGCCACGGCTGCATGGGCAAAGACACCCCGGCCGTGACCGACTCCCAACCCGGCGATCCTGACACCTCCACCAGCAGCCGAACCGCAGGCCAACTCGCCAATCAGGCCTACGACTGCCTCGGCCTGCTCGCGCCTCCGCTAGCCCTTGCCAAGATGGCCGTCCTGGCAGGCTTGAGCGGCCTCCAGCGCAATGTCCCTGAAACCGTAGCCGAGCTGACCGGCGGCGAATACTTTCCATTTAAAGACACCAAAGGTCTCGAGCGCGATCTGGAAACCATCTCCAACCACGTCCCCAACCGCTACATGCTGAGCTTCCACCCGGAGTCGCCACACACCGGCCTGCACGCCGTGAGCCTGACCCTGAAAAACTACCCCAACCTCGAATTAGCGGCCAGAAACAGTTATTGGGTTGAAAACGACGCAGTCTCCCCGCCAAAACTCTGA
- a CDS encoding TonB-dependent receptor produces the protein MLDANAALRAKVSNPPLYRVSVALAALFCVLALLFFASPRAEAQANDGTAQALKQITGLVVDQTGAVIPGAEIRDTATGKLLGVTDASGQLTLTCAAPCSVRIFARGFNPTNTEWRDGSRIALAIDPRSSGPVSDTGPPIPVDRPAIDARIEYTQQPTTPPAPASVIPPVQDTVSVTAYRTPLGELESPASTRTLTTQDLQQSAAITLDGQLRLIPGAETFRRSSSLVANPSSQGISLRGLGSTSASRTLVTEDDIPLNDAFAGWIHWEELPELSIHSVEVVRGGASDLYGSSAIGGVINVMQEHPAGNLAELKSDYGSEDTYDTSLLLEGKHGPWGALATGGILGTDGYILTAPNQRGLIDVPSNVHAQNGLALIDHQRGGLRLFLRGSAMNEARNNGTPVQKNGTRLWRFSTGSDWKPTGDGFLNGSTLTFRAYGSAQHYRQTFSTIATNRNSEILNRFAKTPDDEMGLVLHWSKPITPALLFLAGADTHDVRAGDFESVIKSGNLSYVNLNDRQRQTGAYAELLWSRKAWTISGSGRVDWFNNFDGQQWLPTATPEPQIAQHVFDPRLGIARKIGEHFALTGSGFRAYRAPTANELYRSTQVGSLLTLPNNNLLSERATGWETGIAMEQRWGTVRTSYFWTQVNRPITSLTINTTSNPMQLKRENLGQIESRGVSLDLEVQPTRWMALQGGYQYTNADVTKGTGDAPAGNWIPQVAHNMASAQLRAYRDSIGTISLQARISGHQFDDDANDYLLHSYFKLDAYASHDFGKRIELFTSGENLLNRQIEVGRTPTLTLGTPRVARIGFLFKLGPAAK, from the coding sequence ATGTTAGACGCGAACGCCGCCCTGCGCGCGAAAGTGTCGAATCCGCCTCTCTACCGAGTCAGCGTCGCGCTGGCAGCGCTCTTCTGCGTGCTCGCGCTTCTTTTCTTTGCATCACCGCGTGCGGAAGCTCAGGCCAACGACGGAACCGCGCAAGCTCTGAAGCAAATCACCGGCCTAGTCGTAGATCAAACTGGAGCGGTAATCCCCGGCGCAGAGATTCGCGATACCGCAACCGGCAAGCTCCTCGGCGTCACTGACGCCTCCGGCCAACTCACGCTCACTTGCGCTGCACCTTGCAGCGTCCGCATCTTCGCCAGGGGTTTCAATCCGACTAACACGGAGTGGCGCGACGGCTCGAGGATAGCTCTGGCCATTGACCCTAGGAGTTCAGGCCCAGTATCCGATACTGGTCCACCTATTCCCGTAGACCGGCCAGCCATCGACGCTCGCATCGAATACACTCAGCAACCCACCACCCCACCGGCTCCCGCCAGCGTCATCCCGCCCGTCCAGGACACAGTCTCCGTCACCGCATACCGCACCCCGCTCGGCGAACTCGAAAGCCCAGCCAGCACCCGCACGCTCACCACCCAGGACCTCCAGCAATCCGCCGCGATCACCCTCGACGGCCAGCTCCGCCTCATCCCCGGCGCAGAAACCTTCCGCCGCTCCAGCTCGCTCGTCGCCAACCCATCCTCGCAGGGCATCAGCCTGCGCGGCCTCGGGTCTACATCGGCCAGCCGCACCTTGGTCACCGAAGACGACATCCCCCTCAACGACGCCTTCGCCGGCTGGATCCACTGGGAAGAGCTACCCGAGCTCTCCATCCACTCCGTCGAAGTCGTCCGCGGCGGCGCCAGCGACCTCTACGGCTCCTCAGCCATCGGCGGCGTCATCAACGTCATGCAGGAGCACCCCGCAGGCAACCTCGCCGAACTGAAATCCGACTACGGCTCCGAAGACACCTACGACACCAGCCTGCTCCTCGAGGGCAAGCACGGCCCCTGGGGAGCGCTCGCCACCGGCGGCATTCTCGGCACCGACGGCTACATCCTGACCGCACCCAACCAGCGCGGCCTCATCGACGTCCCATCCAACGTCCACGCCCAGAACGGCTTGGCGCTCATCGATCATCAACGGGGCGGGTTACGCCTCTTCCTGCGCGGCTCCGCAATGAACGAAGCCCGCAACAACGGCACCCCAGTCCAGAAAAACGGCACGCGCCTATGGCGTTTCTCTACCGGCAGCGACTGGAAGCCAACCGGCGACGGATTCCTGAACGGCAGCACGCTCACCTTCCGCGCCTACGGCTCAGCCCAGCACTACCGCCAGACCTTTTCGACCATCGCCACCAATCGCAACTCTGAAATCTTGAACCGTTTCGCTAAGACCCCCGACGACGAAATGGGCCTCGTCCTCCACTGGAGCAAGCCCATCACGCCCGCGCTGCTCTTCCTCGCCGGAGCAGACACGCACGACGTCCGCGCCGGCGACTTCGAATCCGTCATCAAATCCGGAAATCTCTCCTACGTCAACCTCAACGACCGCCAGCGCCAGACCGGCGCCTACGCCGAACTGCTATGGAGCCGAAAAGCATGGACCATCAGCGGCTCAGGCCGCGTCGACTGGTTCAACAACTTCGACGGACAGCAATGGCTCCCAACCGCCACCCCCGAGCCGCAGATCGCCCAGCATGTCTTCGACCCCCGCCTCGGCATCGCTCGCAAGATAGGCGAGCACTTCGCGCTCACCGGCTCCGGCTTCCGCGCCTATCGCGCCCCCACCGCCAACGAACTCTACCGCTCCACCCAGGTCGGCAGCCTGCTCACCCTGCCCAACAACAACCTCCTCAGCGAACGCGCCACCGGCTGGGAAACCGGCATCGCCATGGAGCAGCGCTGGGGAACCGTACGCACCAGCTACTTCTGGACCCAGGTCAACCGCCCCATCACCTCCCTCACCATCAACACCACCTCGAACCCCATGCAGCTCAAGCGCGAAAACCTCGGCCAGATCGAAAGCCGCGGCGTCTCCCTCGACCTCGAGGTGCAACCCACCCGCTGGATGGCCCTCCAGGGCGGCTACCAATACACCAATGCCGACGTCACCAAAGGCACCGGCGACGCCCCCGCCGGCAACTGGATTCCCCAGGTAGCCCACAACATGGCGTCGGCCCAACTCCGCGCCTATCGCGACTCAATCGGCACTATCAGCCTCCAGGCCCGCATAAGCGGCCACCAGTTCGACGACGACGCCAACGATTATCTGCTCCACAGCTACTTCAAACTCGACGCCTACGCCTCCCACGACTTCGGCAAGCGCATCGAGCTATTCACCTCCGGCGAAAACCTCCTCAATCGCCAGATCGAAGTCGGCCGCACTCCAACCCTGACCCTCGGCACCCCACGCGTAGCCCGTATCGGCTTTCTCTTCAAACTAGGCCCAGCCGCCAAGTAG
- the folK gene encoding 2-amino-4-hydroxy-6-hydroxymethyldihydropteridine diphosphokinase, translating into METAYIALGSNLPSSAGSPSQTLDAAILQLAELGRLLAQSSYYPTEPVGYAEQPVFLNAAIALKTALGPQILLDHLLEIERTFGRDRSHGIPNGPRTLDLDLLLYGDCIIKTHSLQLPHPRMAQRSFVLIPMAEIAPDLIHPELRKTMSQLLKDLSQ; encoded by the coding sequence ATGGAAACCGCCTACATCGCCCTCGGCTCCAACCTTCCCAGCTCTGCGGGGTCTCCCAGCCAGACTCTCGATGCGGCCATCCTCCAGCTCGCCGAACTGGGCCGCCTCCTAGCCCAATCCTCCTACTACCCCACCGAGCCAGTCGGATACGCCGAACAACCCGTCTTCCTCAACGCCGCCATCGCACTCAAAACCGCACTCGGACCCCAGATCCTCCTCGACCATCTCCTCGAAATCGAACGCACCTTCGGCCGCGATCGCTCGCACGGCATCCCCAACGGACCGCGCACCCTCGATCTCGACCTGCTCCTTTACGGCGACTGCATCATAAAAACCCACAGCCTCCAGTTGCCTCATCCACGCATGGCGCAGCGCTCTTTTGTACTCATACCCATGGCCGAGATCGCACCGGACCTGATTCACCCGGAACTCCGGAAAACCATGTCACAATTATTGAAAGACCTGTCCCAGTAA
- a CDS encoding acyltransferase family protein, translating to MLKTEEIQFAEFRALLLALMKNTVKLNNIQVLRAFAAAVVVVFHTGFAFPFLRPFGSFGVDVFFVISGFIMARILDPSSDSSSDFFFRRRVLRIVPPYWCCTILLYLIAMRIPQLMGATRADVVDLFKSLLFIPFTKGSGLIQPLLFIGWSLNYEMYFYLALAIGLLIHKRHAVWFGGAIVLLTMVACMPFAANNVLARFYSREIVLEFLLGIFSYYLCRAVSDQKAHSLRVPALVLCVTSALLLIAIQGIFPRDIFPFNSSRVLTLGVPAFLLVTTASLLSQAGWDTRLRSLVLVGDASYILYLIHPYCEYSLDRFFGARLHWLRSQTATGAFLGVSISLLLAVVLHLYCERPTVRFLNRTFGGKRKSTEFANPA from the coding sequence ATGTTGAAAACAGAAGAGATCCAGTTCGCTGAGTTCCGTGCTCTGCTCCTTGCCCTTATGAAGAACACCGTCAAGCTCAACAACATTCAGGTTCTCCGCGCCTTTGCCGCCGCTGTCGTGGTCGTCTTCCACACCGGCTTTGCATTCCCGTTTCTGCGCCCATTCGGATCATTCGGCGTCGACGTCTTCTTTGTGATAAGCGGCTTCATCATGGCGCGCATCCTTGACCCATCCAGTGATTCCAGTAGCGACTTTTTCTTTCGCCGCCGCGTCCTGCGCATCGTGCCGCCTTATTGGTGCTGCACCATCCTGCTTTACCTCATCGCGATGCGCATTCCTCAACTGATGGGCGCAACCCGGGCTGACGTCGTCGATCTCTTCAAAAGCCTCTTGTTCATCCCGTTCACCAAGGGCAGCGGACTCATCCAGCCTCTCCTCTTCATAGGCTGGAGTCTCAACTACGAGATGTACTTCTATCTCGCCCTGGCCATCGGCCTGCTCATCCACAAGCGTCACGCGGTCTGGTTCGGCGGAGCCATCGTCCTGCTCACCATGGTCGCGTGCATGCCCTTCGCAGCCAACAATGTACTCGCACGCTTCTACTCCCGTGAGATCGTCCTCGAGTTTCTCCTCGGCATCTTCAGCTACTACCTCTGCCGCGCCGTCTCCGACCAGAAAGCTCACAGCCTTCGAGTGCCCGCGCTCGTCCTCTGCGTCACCAGCGCTCTCCTGCTCATTGCCATCCAGGGAATCTTCCCTCGCGACATCTTTCCCTTCAACAGCTCCCGCGTTCTCACTCTCGGCGTTCCGGCATTCCTGCTGGTCACAACGGCCAGCCTGCTCTCTCAGGCCGGTTGGGACACGCGGCTCCGCTCGCTCGTTCTGGTCGGCGACGCCAGCTACATCCTCTACCTCATTCACCCCTACTGCGAATACTCTCTCGACCGCTTCTTCGGCGCGCGCCTCCACTGGCTCAGAAGCCAGACCGCCACCGGCGCATTCCTCGGCGTTTCCATCTCGCTCCTTCTGGCCGTCGTCCTTCACCTCTACTGCGAACGCCCCACTGTCCGCTTCCTCAACCGCACCTTCGGCGGAAAACGCAAATCCACCGAATTTGCCAACCCGGCCTGA